The genomic window gtttacggatggccgaattacgacgcagggtcggccaacatttgaaagtgattaactttaaaaaataaatgtcattaatggttctacacacaaataataaagatttaccatcaatcaatttgaattttcgttgttttatttcaatataaaaccCGATACCtcgaaattgatcaccctttacaagtaGCTACACACAAGTAACTGCAAAGACAAGAACAGCCCAGCACCGTTACTGCTTCTTTAAAACGAATGAAGCCCTTTTTTAGATTGAGTCAGAAGAAAGTTTATTAATTAAGTTtgcttttacaaaataaacaactTTAATTATTTAGAGAGGcaattcatttttgttgtttttcttctgtttctgtttgtttattttcttagcAAGAAAGTAATTACAAAGCAAAGTTCGATTTACCCAATACGACCTTTAATTATAGCACTTGTTTGgagaatttccaaaaaaaaaaaagaatctcAAGTCATCTTTtatattttcagtatttaattttgttaaaatgccCAATCATTACACTGCTAAGACGATTTGTAAAGTTTTCGTTCTGCTTCGAGTTACATTAGCTGAGCAATACAACAAAACATTTGTTAGTTTTACTTTCAGCTTTGTCTCAGCTTTTCTATTTCTGTGCTCAGACGCTACTATTGAGAATGGCACGAAATTTTGTTATGAGACGTGATTGGCATTGAAATGTGAAaatcgatatacatacatacattatttcATTCAGCTTATTGACAAGAACCAAAGAAAATGTCTGACGCTTTAGATGAATTcaagtgcatgtatgtatgtatgtatgtatgtatttatattgtaAGAATTCACTAGTTTAGCGTGTCTGCTGGCAATCTACTACAATGgataacaaagaaaatatgtCTAAGTAAATATTGCATTCAACTTTTGGGAATAAATGTTTAATGATGcagtttttttacattttctattgatgtacacgtacatacatacataccacccTACAATATaatggtttctttttaaaaattaaacaacttCATTCTTTTTTCTTGCCCCCGCTGACTTCCTAGTAGCGCAGCCTGTGAACCCTGATTTCCAAGACCTTTGTGATGGTTTCTGACTCTATCGCGTTATTGACCTTAAGCGACTGAATTTGTAATGGATTGTTTGCATTCGTCTTTACTCTATAAAAAGCCTAACGATGTCAAATCGCAAGCCCGCGGTGGCCAATTGTCATCTCCGAGTCAGCTACTATCGAGCTTTGCATGAAATGGATTGTGGCATAGGCTGTGTGACACGGCGTGCCATCCGACTGAAACCAAAGATCTTCCTAGTGCATGTCTTCAATTTGTagtgaaaaaaatcgtttatcaggACTGTGACGCTcaccggtggacgagcgtctcgcaacaatccgcatcaaagcccgtttttttaacatatcgctaatttgcgcccacgccccgacggaagagaaggacgatgcgaccaaagattctttctatgagcgcctggaacgctcctatgagcgctgcccccgccacgacataaaaatcgtgcttggcgacttcaacgccagggtgggcaaggagggaatttttggtcctacagtcggaaaattcagcctgcacaacgaaacatccggtaacggacagaggctgatcgacttcgccggggcccgaaacatggtagtctgcagcaccagattccagcataagaagattcaccaagccacctggctgtctcctgatcgaaaaacacgaaaccagatcgatcatgttgtgatagatggaagacacgcttctagtgtattagatgtacgtacgatccgaggacccaacatcgactcggatcactaccttgttgcagccaaactgcgtacacgcctctgtgcagcaaaaaacgtgcatctacctacgcaaagaatgttcgacatcgaaaagctgcaatcacaacagacagccagaagattcgccactcgactctcactcctgctctcagagagtactgcccaacaaaccggcatccacgaacaatggagcaacatttctcgttctctacgtaccgccgccgaagaagaaattggattccggcgagcccgaaaaaacaattggtacgacgaggaatgtcatgctgccgcagaaagaaaggatgccgcctatagagccacgctgcgatcgggcgcaacgcgagccatgtgggatcgctacagagagctgaaaaaggaagagagacgtattatccgaaagaagaaacgagaggccgaaatacgtgagtgcgaagagcttgagatgctggccaacaggaacaacgcccgaaaattctaccagaaagttcggcggcttacagaaggttttaagaccggggcgttttcctgtaagaacaaagacggcgaactggtgactgacgtacagagcaatcttaaattatggagggaacacttctcgaacttattaaacagtgacagctgcgcatgtcaccgagaaagtgaagatcccgataccccaatcgttgacgacggaattgtcgttccgctgcccgatcatgacgaggtgagaatagcgataacgcggctaaagaacaacaaagccgcgggcgccgacggactgccgggtgagctattcaaacatggcggcgaggagctggtaaggtgcatgcatcagcttctatgcaaaatatggtcggatgaaagcatgcctgccgattggaatttaagtgtactctgcccaatccataagaagggcgatcctgcaatttgtgccaattaccgcgggattagtcttctaaatatcgcttataaggttctagcgagcgtattgtgtaataggctgaagcccaccgtcaaccaactgattgggccttatcagtgtggcttcagacctggaaggtctaccatcgaccaaatattctcaatacgccaaatcttggaaaagacccatgaaaggagaatcgacacacaccatcttttcgtcgacttcaaagctgcattcgacagtacggaaaggagttacctgtatgccgcgatgtctgaatttggtatccccgcaaaactaatacggctatgtaagatgacgttgctcaacaccagcagcgccgtcagaattgggaaggacctctacgagccgtttgataccaaacgaggtttcagacagggtgactcgctgtcgtgtgacttctttaacctgatgttggagagcatcgtacgagccgcagaacttaatcgctcaagcacaattttttataagagcgtacaattgttggcgtatgccgatgatattgacatcattaacaaccgcgctgttagttctgccttctccaaactggacaaagaggcaaagcgaatgggtctggtggtgaacgaggacaaaacgaagtacctcctgtcttcaaacaaacagtcggcgcactcgcgtatcggcacccacgtcactgtagacagttataatttcgaggttgtaaaagacttcgtctatttaggaaccagcattaacaccgataacaatgtcagccttgaaatccaacgtagaatctctcttgccaacaagtgctactttggactaagtaggcaactgagcagtaaagttctctctcgacgaacaaaactaacactctacaagactctcatcatgcccgtcctaacgtatggcgcagaagcgtggacgatgacaacatccgatgaagcgacgcttggagtgttcgagagaaagattctgcgtaagatttttggacctttgcacgttggcaatgacgaatatcgcagacgatggaacgatgagctgtatgagctttacgacgacatagacatagcgcagcgaataaagatccagcggctacgttggctgggtcatgtcgtccgaatggatacaaacgctccggctttgaaagtattcgatgcggtaccagctggtggtagcagaggaagggggcgacctcctctgcgttggaaagatcaggtggagaaggacttggcttcacttggtgtgtccaactggcgccggttagcacgagaaagaaacgactggcgcgctttgctaaactcggccaaaatcgcgtaagcggttatagcgccaattaagaagaagaagacgctCACCGTTGACCGAAATGccgttaaaaagtttaaaatttgtatgacaattttttgaaatttgctaaatttttgcacCAAGTTTGGAAATTGGATTCATAAGGGTTTTTGTTAtgcaatgaattatatttttataaaaagttaacgTAAAAATTTTGGTgtgaaaaatataagcaaatggTAAAACGATCGCAGGCGTATATTATGAAGGTCTATTAAATCGATTCGGCGCCAATCTAAAGGGGCACGACCACATTAAGGAGCAAACAATAGCCGGAAGTTAATATGGCAAAATTACTTGAAATAAGTTATGAGTTGCCACTCATCCAGGTTTGAATGCCTTTGATTATGTAGGGGAATCGTTGGGAAGACgtataaaatattagtttggggaaatataaattaattattttttcggtaGATGGTTGTAGTGGTCGATATCtcgttaaggggggagcctggtttatgaggtctaaaaattgcatctctttgcgatttttttttaaggaaaaaattaatttagcattgcaaagtttattctatcttttaatgaacatttaaaaagtataaaaaatttttgtactggttaaaataagttgaaaaagatgtttaacatagaaattagtagagcgctgcaacgctggagtttccaactggcgtacaagatacagctcgtaattattatctaaagcaaaaaattcaaatggatttctaattatcatgattttttattctagatgagctaagaaaactgagagaaattccaaaatttcaactttttggaggttttaaagaaaacatgccattctataaaaaaaaattcacttcaacttggtataaaaatcttgaaaatttttttttttatctattttgttagttcaaatagaagataatttaatactgaagggaacaagctatgattcatttcgaaaggttcattagttttttttttcattcatgtacgccaattcaaagaaatcataaaaatgaaaagtcgagaaaagaagataaagtttgtactatagctgtccggtcacagcgtaactacctaacgctcgcctacctttggctatgtatctacggaaatattgagaattagcctctgtaactttgtgtgaatattctgaaatatattaggaatcgcttaaaacgaaaaaaaaattgatttttttgaccttataaaccaggctccccccttaagtatcgatcaaacaatttcaagtttatgtacgttgtcaaggtgacattgcacactaaaaaattggtttgctCTTGTTTGTTTCTTCCATTCAGTTgtaagttacagggtgttatttttttttttgttacatttttttcaagtacGTTTAACCCATAGGTGCTCAATGCATTTGACAACCCCTacactcaaaaaattttattggtaCAACTAACCGAAAAACTATGTTAAAACGGCTCCAACCTATAAATATGGGTGAAACCAACCAATAGAAAATAGTTAGCAACCCTTACTGAAGTTGtggttaaaaattgttaattttaccaaaacaattgttgaaatttaacaATGTGAAATTGGTTCACTTAACCACAAAAGTAGGTTCGTATGGCTCCAACctataaaaattggtaaaattaaCTTATATTAATAGTAATGCCCACCTAACCACAAAAGTTGGTAAAAACTAatgtaaaaattgtaatataaccACAAAAATTGTAGAATTAACTAATagggctatgaataagttcgtgcggttttttttcgaaatttgaaattttattgacgtaaaatggttacaaatttaatattcaaaatattgtccatcgcttactactactttttcccatctttctggcaattcacggattccctttgtgaaaaattcggtcggttttgccgcaatccacgaatcgatccattttttgacttcatcgtaattacggaagtgctggtcagccaggccatgttgcatcgatcggaagagatagtaatcggatggcgcaaggtctggactatacggcgggtggggtaggacatcccatttgagcgtttctaagtatgttttgaccacttgtgcaacatgtggccgagcattgtcatgttgcaaaataactttgcgATCATAAAGGGAAGTCTTCAGCTTGTTTAAGCAGTTTTCAACATCATTTGCCGTAACAACATGAAGAATAAAAGACATCTGCGAATCTTTGATAGTAGACCGGTAAATCTTTCTTGCGGTATTTGcttttcgttttattgttgGACGCAGCAAAACATGAAGCAGTAGTGCAATGATCTGTTCTGAACCTATGTATATGTTTAGAAATAGTAaagatatgtaaatataaataaatatatgtttgaGTAAATGCCTTGACAAACCTTTTTCTCGTGATTTTATTGTTTCCAATTGATGCAAGTGCGCCGGATCcgtcaacattgtttttatcaGTGGGATAATTTTGAGATTAAAGGTCTTCCATTTATCGAAGATGGATGTGGAATGTGGATGCAAATAACTAAAATCGATTTGAatctaaaaatatattgataCTGTTACTATATATTGTACTATGGTAATtcgtaaaatttggaaaacattCAAATTTGTATATGAGTTGCCCTATTTATAATTATCATAAGCACTATTCtaaattttgaatgtaaattgaAATACTTTACAGTGAGCGTGAAAAGAAACTATACACcataaaattgcaatttttattaaaaattaataatttcgcTAATTTCTAATACAAGTATTCACAAGAAtacagcaaaaaattaaatttaagatttaatttaatgtaatttaaattttagtatagtacgatactaagaaaaaatcaagcttataaatttgtatgcaaaaaaattctggggcttagaaaaaagaattgccaaaaatcaggTAATTGTTTTAGCGGCTTAAGTAATAGTAGGCTTTTAAGTAATAGTatcttattataccaaaatttaacaagctacaaaactgcatactcgaactttaacttatattatttattgtatttattattatttattatttacattttttattgtattcgtGAATGAATACTTTTACTAGGAATTTGCGAACTTGTTTTAGAATAAGTAATTTTTCGTGAATATTGCAATTTTATGATGCACAATTCCTTTTGACGTTCACTGtagatatttgcatatgtatatactcacaATAGAGCCGCGGTACCCATTAGGATCGTAAATAACTTTAGAAGAAGAGCTTGTTGATTGACTGCAGTTTAAATATTGTGAATTTTCCACGTCTTCCAGGAAAGTCGTGTCTACAGATATTGTATCGCAGGCTTTGACATCAGAATATCCCTTAAAtagaaaagttttattttgtttaccgaataaaattcaaattttatgttTGCACTTACATTTGCGATTTTCCATTGCTGCAGCTTGAAACGAAACTCCACTTTTTCTCCTAACCTACGTTCCCGGAATAAGTATGTCAAGTCCTGCTCTTCCAAATATCTTAGCCGTTCAAGTATTATAGATTCATCTACGATTTGTTAAAATATTACACATTTAATATACTTaataagtttatttcatttacaaaCAGAAATCGATGCATGcaattattttcacacttttt from Anastrepha ludens isolate Willacy chromosome 5, idAnaLude1.1, whole genome shotgun sequence includes these protein-coding regions:
- the LOC128864499 gene encoding uncharacterized protein LOC128864499, whose amino-acid sequence is MENNILESAEKDGLESILDSWGFSYILQTLKDESIILERLRYLEEQDLTYLFRERRLGEKVEFRFKLQQWKIANGYSDVKACDTISVDTTFLEDVENSQYLNCSQSTSSSSKVIYDPNGYRGSIVSIYICKYLQ